The Solanum lycopersicum chromosome 6, SLM_r2.1 genome has a window encoding:
- the LOC101249560 gene encoding RPM1-interacting protein 4: MARANVPKFGNWGNEDNTPYTVVFENARKNRGGKMINPNDPQENPDMFPNVAPSSRPKTPPTEEPMGMETARQTNKRRVSKEDGDFRASSPARNEPTTHQRHGGGRGSNSGRPSRQSGGSDHSIAKSPLHPNSQAKISGRVAASPVWEGKNLYDSSHGTPGRSFESSHATPGRHQMKQESPDRGTVVPKFGGWDDNDPQDAENYTEVFNKVREQRHVDTGNMPAAGVRTSYSTQRQQRNEKQKSCCFPLW; this comes from the exons ATGGCT CGTGCAAATGTGCCAAAGTTTGGAAATTGGGGAAATGAAGACAACACTCCTTATACTGTCGTTTTTGAGAATGCAAGGAAAAACCGTGGCGGGAAGATGATAAATCCGAATGACCCTCAGGAGAATCCGGACATGTTTCCCAATGTTGCTCCTTCCTCCAGGCCTAAAACTCCTCCTACAGAGGAACCAATGGGGATGGAAACAGCTAGGCAAACAAACAAGCGTCGTGTGAGTAAAGAAGATGGTGATTTCCGTGCTAGTTCTCCAGCCCGCAATGAGCCAACTACTCATCAACGTCATGGTGGAGGTCGTGGATCAAATTCTGGTCGACCTTCTAGACAAAGTGGAGGGTCTGATCACAGCATTGCGAAATCACCACTTCACCCCAATTCCCAGGCGAAGATATCTGGACGTGTGGCTGCATCTCCTGTTTGGGAAGGGAAGAATTTATATGACAGTAGTCATGGTACTCCTGGAAGATCATTCGAAAGTTCTCATGCTACTCCTGGAAGGCACCAAATGAAGCAAGAAAGT CCTGATAGAGGAACTGTAGTTCCAAAGTTTGGCGGATGGGATGACAATGATCCTCAGGATGCAGAAAATTACACTGAGGTTTTTAACAAGGTGCGAGAGCAAAGGCACGTAGATACTGGAAATATGCCAGCTGCAGGTGTTAGAACATCTTACAGCACACAAAGGCAACAGCGAAATGAAAAGCAGAAG AGCTGCTGCTTTCCTTTGTGGTGA